One genomic segment of Brevinematia bacterium includes these proteins:
- a CDS encoding TIGR00269 family protein, whose amino-acid sequence MRLSYSKCGIGSFGLELKSLGRCNNCSEEALVNIRYSKKKLCPECFSEFFVRRVRKTVEEFRMFKPGERVVVAVSGGKDSVALLHALKKAFPEVDILSFYINLGIKYYSDHLQEKVGELAEKLRVPLEVYDLRSEGYTIDDFLMTKYKHKMCSICGTIKRNIFTRMAVKVEANALATGHNLDDTVSTMLSLFFNGDFESIKRLKPVINPLLPKHPRKIKPLITTPEIEDLYYVYLNKLPVGECDCPYGEITPIKDVKAILDKLEDKQPDVKFRLLSVFRKKLIPLIVDNREKGEEVLSCKICGMPSSSEICSKCRKVEELINLKRTAKYESIEIDDVKELGGDVVLLDVRTKEEFLISTLPGAINIPLEELEKRLAELKPYKKTHKILVFCNTGRISYSATLKMRNLGFRAYNLRGGLGLAGKASSLRKE is encoded by the coding sequence ATGCGGTTAAGCTATAGCAAGTGTGGAATAGGTTCTTTTGGGTTAGAGTTGAAGTCTTTGGGCAGATGTAATAACTGTAGTGAAGAGGCACTAGTAAACATCAGGTATAGTAAAAAGAAGCTATGTCCTGAATGTTTTTCAGAATTTTTTGTTAGGAGAGTGAGAAAAACAGTAGAAGAATTTAGGATGTTCAAGCCTGGAGAAAGGGTAGTAGTTGCCGTTTCGGGGGGAAAGGATAGTGTAGCTTTATTACACGCTCTGAAAAAAGCTTTTCCAGAGGTAGATATCTTGTCTTTCTATATAAATCTGGGAATAAAATATTACTCTGATCACCTTCAGGAAAAGGTTGGCGAACTTGCTGAAAAGCTGAGAGTTCCTTTGGAGGTATATGATCTTAGAAGCGAAGGATATACCATAGATGATTTTCTGATGACCAAGTATAAACATAAGATGTGTTCTATCTGTGGAACCATAAAGAGAAACATCTTTACAAGAATGGCTGTTAAGGTTGAAGCAAATGCTCTTGCTACAGGACATAATTTAGACGACACCGTATCTACAATGCTTTCTCTCTTCTTCAATGGCGACTTTGAGAGTATTAAAAGACTCAAACCTGTTATAAATCCTCTTTTGCCTAAGCACCCAAGAAAGATAAAACCCCTTATAACAACGCCAGAGATAGAGGATCTTTATTATGTTTATCTGAATAAACTCCCAGTGGGAGAGTGTGACTGCCCTTACGGAGAAATTACTCCTATAAAAGATGTAAAGGCTATACTTGATAAGCTTGAAGATAAACAACCTGACGTCAAGTTTAGGTTACTTTCGGTATTTAGAAAGAAGCTGATACCTCTTATTGTGGATAATAGAGAGAAAGGTGAAGAAGTTTTGAGTTGTAAGATCTGCGGTATGCCTTCATCTTCGGAGATTTGTTCTAAGTGTAGGAAGGTTGAGGAATTGATCAACCTAAAAAGAACCGCAAAATATGAATCCATAGAAATTGATGATGTGAAGGAACTCGGAGGAGATGTTGTACTTCTTGACGTTAGGACTAAAGAAGAGTTTTTGATCTCAACCCTTCCTGGTGCCATAAATATTCCCTTGGAAGAGTTGGAAAAAAGGTTAGCAGAACTTAAGCCATACAAAAAGACTCACAAAATCTTAGTATTTTGCAACACAGGTAGAATAAGTTACTCAGCAACACTGAAGATGAGAAACTTGGGATTTAGGGCATATAACTTGCGAGGAGGCCTAGGTTTAGCTGGAAAAGCTTCATCTCTGAGGAAGGAATAG
- the lgt gene encoding prolipoprotein diacylglyceryl transferase has translation MKPIVLPVFERFIFKVNLFGVEFGATWYGMMYALGFLIGYLILLYWVKIKKIKLSYDEVFDVVFIVFIGLILGARIGYIVFYNLPYYLSNPHKMIAVWEGGMSFHGGLIGVIVAVIIYANIKKYHPFDILDLISMIAPIGLGLGRIGNFINQELYGRVAEGIPWAMVFPTDPQRLPRHPSQLYEAFLEGVVLFIILFATRNKNLPVGVRASLFGILYAVFRILVEFFREPDAHIGYILGFLTAGQILSLLLLIAGTLLLLYFRKQNIRSRILVYGKNPSK, from the coding sequence ATGAAACCCATTGTTTTACCTGTTTTTGAAAGGTTTATCTTCAAAGTAAACTTGTTTGGTGTTGAATTCGGAGCAACCTGGTATGGAATGATGTATGCCTTAGGTTTCTTAATAGGATACTTAATTCTTCTCTACTGGGTTAAGATAAAAAAGATAAAACTCTCGTATGACGAAGTTTTTGATGTAGTATTCATCGTATTTATAGGACTTATCCTTGGGGCTAGGATAGGGTATATAGTTTTCTACAATCTTCCGTACTATCTATCCAACCCTCATAAGATGATAGCAGTTTGGGAAGGAGGGATGTCATTCCACGGAGGACTAATAGGAGTGATAGTAGCAGTCATAATATATGCAAACATCAAAAAGTATCATCCATTTGATATACTTGACTTAATCTCAATGATTGCACCAATAGGACTTGGGCTTGGTAGAATAGGCAACTTCATAAACCAAGAACTTTACGGAAGAGTAGCAGAAGGAATACCTTGGGCTATGGTTTTTCCAACTGATCCTCAAAGATTACCAAGACACCCTTCACAACTCTATGAAGCCTTTCTAGAGGGAGTAGTGCTATTTATAATTCTTTTCGCAACAAGAAACAAGAACTTACCCGTGGGGGTAAGAGCATCTCTCTTTGGTATACTCTACGCCGTGTTCAGAATACTCGTTGAGTTTTTCAGAGAACCCGATGCTCATATAGGATACATACTAGGATTCTTGACAGCTGGTCAAATTCTCAGTCTTTTACTGCTAATAGCGGGAACTTTGTTGTTACTTTACTTTAGAAAACAAAACATCCGCTCAAGAATACTAGTCTATGGGAAGAACCCCTCTAAATAA
- a CDS encoding potassium transporter TrkG codes for MGRTPLNKRILKFVNFTFLFTFSVIIFFLSLGIFILSPDKFINTVSKHAKTIVVIITLLLTIQTISKVIEYYSIEKTRSTRRQIIVSVLLLMLSLITLVSSELIEIRKYEDLLFGSVLPIFLICSVGILTFTNIAKLFYIYPSLLFIIASGVMIIASATLLHLPISSSTGEPLPLIDTLFVATSAVSCTGLSTISVGKELSFVGQMILMITIQLGGLLIIFISTIGILFGFVSGDVIMKLRMGSFFEVRGVVETQKLILKFVLVAFTSQILVAILLLPYFLEVEKDLGKAIFYSIFHVVSALNNAGFSTYDDSLARFNNNPYFLMLIAYLILLGNTSIITVTEIAEYIRVKIKNFVNHLLHRKKTEVFRFSLFSKIVLTTHLVLILFGTTVILIFEAENLLKQAKHPLVEALFGSISLRTAGFSSFDFSQAKDPTYLFSSLLMFIGGGSISIAGGVKMNTIALFVISLFAFLRAYPSLYSFKREIDFYSLLKASAVVVGAISLLTVCVIAFYEFVKEERFSKIVFELTSAFGTVGMSSGLTSKNLSIPAKLILIFLMFSGKIGLITVLSILARKSTRYLGAFPKENLIVG; via the coding sequence ATGGGAAGAACCCCTCTAAATAAGAGAATACTGAAGTTCGTAAACTTCACTTTCCTATTCACTTTTTCAGTAATTATCTTCTTTTTATCTCTAGGAATATTTATCCTTTCACCTGACAAATTCATCAACACAGTAAGCAAGCACGCAAAAACCATAGTTGTGATTATTACCCTATTACTCACGATCCAGACTATCTCTAAGGTAATTGAGTATTATTCTATTGAAAAGACCAGATCAACAAGAAGACAGATAATAGTATCTGTGCTTCTTTTAATGTTGTCTCTAATTACGCTAGTATCTTCAGAATTGATTGAAATAAGGAAATATGAGGATCTATTGTTCGGTTCTGTGTTGCCTATCTTTTTGATATGTTCTGTAGGAATACTAACTTTCACCAATATAGCTAAGCTATTCTATATCTACCCATCTTTACTCTTCATAATAGCTTCAGGAGTGATGATTATTGCTTCTGCAACACTACTACATCTACCAATATCTTCATCAACTGGTGAACCCTTACCTCTTATTGATACCCTCTTTGTGGCAACTTCTGCAGTATCCTGCACAGGCTTAAGCACAATAAGCGTAGGTAAGGAGTTGTCCTTTGTTGGGCAAATGATACTCATGATAACTATACAGTTAGGAGGATTGCTGATAATATTCATATCCACAATAGGCATTCTGTTCGGGTTTGTATCTGGAGATGTAATAATGAAATTAAGGATGGGCTCATTCTTTGAGGTAAGAGGAGTAGTTGAAACTCAAAAGCTTATTCTAAAATTTGTATTAGTTGCCTTTACATCACAAATACTCGTAGCAATACTACTCTTACCCTATTTCTTGGAAGTTGAAAAAGATCTCGGAAAAGCAATCTTCTATTCTATATTCCATGTTGTTTCTGCGTTAAATAATGCAGGATTCTCAACCTACGATGACAGTCTCGCAAGATTTAACAACAATCCTTATTTCTTGATGTTGATTGCCTACTTAATACTCCTAGGAAACACAAGCATTATAACCGTAACCGAAATAGCTGAATACATAAGGGTAAAAATAAAAAACTTTGTAAACCATCTGCTACACAGAAAAAAAACAGAGGTTTTTCGCTTCTCTCTTTTTTCTAAAATAGTCCTTACAACGCACTTAGTTCTTATCCTGTTTGGTACAACTGTCATCCTCATATTTGAAGCAGAAAACCTCCTAAAACAAGCAAAACATCCCCTTGTAGAAGCACTTTTTGGTAGCATTTCACTTAGAACTGCTGGTTTCTCTTCGTTTGATTTTTCACAAGCTAAAGATCCAACATATCTGTTTTCTTCCTTACTTATGTTTATAGGAGGTGGCTCTATATCTATAGCAGGTGGTGTTAAGATGAACACAATAGCATTGTTTGTGATATCTCTATTTGCCTTTCTTAGAGCATACCCAAGTCTATACTCGTTTAAGAGAGAGATTGATTTTTACTCGCTTCTTAAAGCAAGTGCAGTAGTTGTCGGAGCTATCTCACTACTCACCGTTTGTGTCATAGCATTTTACGAGTTTGTTAAGGAAGAGAGATTTTCAAAGATAGTTTTTGAATTAACTTCAGCATTTGGAACAGTTGGAATGAGTAGCGGGTTGACAAGTAAGAATCTATCAATTCCTGCGAAGTTGATATTAATCTTCTTAATGTTCTCTGGAAAAATAGGACTCATAACAGTTCTATCAATATTAGCAAGAAAGTCTACAAGGTATCTTGGAGCCTTTCCTAAAGAAAATCTCATCGTTGGCTAA
- the surE gene encoding 5'/3'-nucleotidase SurE gives MNILIVNDDGIDSLPSKFLYDELSKKHNVYMVVPNSNRSGSSHSITVFRSIKVRKVDQRIFSIDAMPADCVKIALLSLIKEKIDITVSGINAGPNLGLDIYYSGTFSAARESAMLGIRSISLSVNVNWGEVDEVLFKQSAFFASKLIDFYPINAIPPDVFPNINIPKAYFGEIKGVVPARPYERYYFETSYLLERQTSETEEECNYVLDGGVRDHLEIADSDIFLCKNNNVTYTMFSYYPFKDVRQYELIVYESFKRAFDFTKSYFSQR, from the coding sequence ATGAACATACTTATAGTTAATGATGATGGTATTGACAGTCTGCCTTCTAAGTTCCTATACGATGAACTTTCAAAGAAACACAATGTGTATATGGTTGTTCCGAATAGTAATAGGAGTGGGTCTTCTCACTCCATAACTGTATTTAGGAGCATAAAGGTGAGGAAAGTTGATCAGAGGATATTTTCAATTGATGCTATGCCTGCGGACTGTGTGAAGATTGCTTTATTGTCTCTAATAAAGGAGAAGATAGACATAACTGTGTCTGGAATTAATGCAGGGCCAAATCTTGGCCTTGATATATATTACTCCGGAACGTTTTCAGCAGCAAGAGAGTCTGCGATGCTTGGGATAAGGTCAATTTCTTTGTCGGTTAATGTCAATTGGGGAGAAGTAGATGAGGTTCTTTTTAAACAATCTGCTTTTTTTGCATCAAAACTGATTGATTTTTATCCGATAAATGCTATTCCTCCTGATGTTTTCCCAAACATAAATATTCCGAAAGCATACTTTGGGGAGATAAAGGGAGTAGTTCCCGCAAGACCTTATGAGAGATACTATTTTGAGACTTCTTATCTTTTGGAAAGACAAACTTCAGAAACTGAGGAAGAGTGCAACTATGTTTTGGATGGAGGTGTAAGAGATCACTTAGAGATTGCGGATTCTGATATATTTTTGTGTAAGAACAATAATGTAACTTACACTATGTTTAGTTATTATCCTTTTAAAGATGTGAGACAGTATGAGCTTATAGTTTATGAGAGCTTTAAAAGGGCATTTGATTTTACAAAGTCCTATTTTAGCCAACGATGA
- a CDS encoding hydroxyacid dehydrogenase, with translation MAKIVFFEIKEQWEKSFYQKELKGHEIKFFKQTIKDSKLELFKDAEIISTFIYSKVTKELIDSLHNLKYITTRSTGFDHIDYSYAKQKGIPVSNVPNYGENTVAEHTFALILSLSRNIHKTYVRTMRGDFSIEGLRGFDLRGKRMGVIGTGKIGLHVVKMALGFGMEVVAYDRNPNTLMSSLLGFKYVSLDELIRTSDIISLHIPYFPENYHIINIETVKKMKKGVIIINTSRGALVDNNALIYGLNKGIIAGVGLDVIEGEEELMREDTLITDSTDYSKVVTALQSNILLHRENVVFTPHNAFNSVEAVRRIAQTTVDNINSFLKGLYINVVNK, from the coding sequence ATGGCAAAGATTGTATTTTTTGAGATCAAGGAACAATGGGAAAAGTCTTTTTATCAGAAGGAGCTTAAAGGTCACGAGATCAAATTCTTCAAACAAACCATCAAAGATTCAAAACTAGAACTTTTCAAAGATGCTGAGATAATATCAACCTTCATCTACTCCAAAGTAACCAAAGAATTAATAGACTCCTTGCACAATCTCAAATACATAACCACAAGGTCAACAGGATTTGATCATATTGACTACAGTTACGCCAAGCAAAAAGGAATACCTGTCTCTAACGTTCCAAATTACGGAGAAAATACTGTTGCAGAACACACATTTGCTTTGATCTTATCACTATCAAGAAACATACATAAGACCTATGTAAGAACAATGAGAGGCGACTTTTCAATTGAAGGGCTTAGAGGGTTTGACCTTAGGGGTAAGAGAATGGGAGTTATAGGAACAGGTAAGATTGGCTTGCATGTGGTAAAAATGGCTCTGGGGTTTGGAATGGAGGTTGTAGCATACGATAGAAATCCAAACACTCTTATGAGTAGTTTACTTGGCTTTAAATATGTTAGTCTTGACGAACTTATACGCACTTCAGATATAATATCCCTACACATTCCCTACTTTCCAGAAAACTATCATATCATAAACATTGAAACCGTAAAGAAGATGAAAAAGGGGGTTATAATAATAAACACCTCACGAGGAGCACTTGTGGACAATAACGCTCTAATATATGGGCTGAATAAGGGAATAATCGCAGGTGTAGGACTTGATGTTATAGAAGGTGAAGAAGAACTGATGAGAGAAGATACTCTTATAACTGACTCCACAGATTATTCAAAAGTCGTAACTGCCCTCCAAAGTAATATACTTCTACATAGAGAAAATGTTGTGTTTACTCCCCACAACGCCTTCAACAGTGTTGAAGCTGTAAGAAGAATAGCACAAACTACAGTAGACAATATAAATTCCTTCTTAAAAGGTCTCTACATCAACGTGGTAAACAAGTAA
- a CDS encoding zinc metalloprotease HtpX has translation MFSLTMRMIFIIGALFGILYLVIALVGEQGVVFNLVVAGIILLIQYLISPKIVEWTMRVRYVSESEEPELHRMVEELARNAGIPKPRVGISDMPIVNAFAFGRSIRDGRVVVTSEIMRVLSRDELRAVLGHEVTHIKNRDMIVMTIVSVIPMVLYNLAFFFMHFGGNNRESGSMGALIGIFMLLLYFVSNLLVLAISRVREYLADYGSVKLGNPPRYLASALYKIVYSSAVAPEEDKAQVSGMKAFFLNDPNSAESEITELVQLDRNKDLSIDESELQQIRRSRVKISLAEKLMELFTTHPNMLKRIKKLSEYV, from the coding sequence ATGTTCTCACTGACGATGAGAATGATATTTATAATTGGAGCGTTATTCGGAATACTTTATCTTGTCATTGCGTTAGTTGGTGAACAAGGAGTAGTATTTAATCTTGTAGTTGCGGGGATAATTCTACTGATACAATACCTTATCTCTCCCAAGATCGTTGAGTGGACCATGAGAGTAAGATATGTTTCTGAGAGTGAAGAGCCGGAACTGCATAGGATGGTTGAAGAACTTGCACGAAATGCAGGTATACCTAAGCCCAGAGTAGGCATATCTGATATGCCTATTGTTAATGCATTTGCTTTTGGAAGAAGCATAAGGGATGGTAGAGTTGTTGTAACCTCTGAAATAATGAGAGTTCTCAGTAGAGATGAGCTAAGAGCTGTATTAGGACACGAAGTAACCCATATAAAAAACAGAGACATGATAGTAATGACAATTGTCTCAGTAATTCCTATGGTTCTTTACAATCTAGCGTTTTTCTTTATGCATTTTGGTGGGAATAATAGAGAAAGTGGAAGTATGGGAGCACTTATAGGTATTTTTATGCTTTTGCTTTACTTTGTCTCAAACTTGTTAGTGCTTGCTATATCAAGGGTAAGGGAATATTTAGCAGACTACGGTTCTGTCAAACTTGGCAACCCTCCAAGGTATCTAGCAAGTGCCTTGTATAAGATTGTCTACTCCTCTGCAGTAGCACCTGAAGAAGATAAAGCTCAAGTATCCGGAATGAAAGCATTCTTCCTAAACGATCCTAATTCAGCAGAATCTGAAATAACAGAACTTGTTCAACTTGACAGAAATAAGGACCTAAGCATAGACGAATCAGAATTACAGCAAATAAGGCGAAGTAGGGTAAAAATATCCCTGGCAGAGAAACTTATGGAACTCTTTACTACACATCCCAATATGCTAAAGCGAATAAAGAAACTCTCAGAGTATGTATAA
- the ispD gene encoding 2-C-methyl-D-erythritol 4-phosphate cytidylyltransferase produces MYNSRNVIAIVVAGGRGKRFSETLPKQFLDIGGKALIEYSLATFNDNPYIDEIIVVTNPLHTDRTKKICEKFSKISNVILGGETRSISSRNGVFSVKNTNSYILIHDSARPLVSNNLIKRLLDNVEETGAVIPCIPSPDSLIAVENSFGVQTLDRRNILRVQTPQCFKYEVIYTAYKATEELPIDYPDDSSIVIQKSLTKVKVIEGDIHNIKITTKEDAKIFLSLLNSKHNFT; encoded by the coding sequence ATGTATAACTCTAGGAATGTCATAGCAATCGTTGTTGCAGGAGGTAGGGGAAAAAGATTTTCAGAAACTTTGCCAAAACAATTCCTTGACATAGGTGGGAAAGCCCTCATAGAGTATTCCTTAGCTACCTTCAACGATAACCCCTACATTGACGAAATCATTGTAGTAACAAACCCCTTACACACCGACAGAACCAAGAAGATATGCGAAAAATTCTCGAAGATCAGCAACGTCATCCTAGGTGGTGAAACCCGTAGTATCTCTTCAAGAAACGGTGTGTTCTCTGTAAAAAATACAAACTCTTACATTTTAATACACGACTCTGCAAGACCTCTAGTTAGCAACAATTTGATAAAAAGACTTCTTGATAATGTTGAAGAAACAGGAGCAGTAATACCCTGTATACCTTCTCCAGATTCCCTCATAGCCGTGGAAAATAGCTTTGGAGTTCAAACTTTGGACAGAAGAAACATCCTAAGAGTCCAGACTCCTCAGTGCTTTAAGTATGAGGTAATATACACTGCTTACAAAGCTACGGAAGAGTTACCAATAGATTACCCTGATGACAGCTCTATCGTTATACAAAAATCCCTAACAAAAGTCAAAGTCATTGAAGGAGACATTCATAACATAAAGATTACCACTAAAGAAGATGCAAAAATTTTTCTCTCACTACTCAATAGTAAACATAACTTTACCTAG
- a CDS encoding FliI/YscN family ATPase has translation MGVFEKYINSVQRNEYVKSTGRVIKVTGVLIESRGPFSSIGDICEIEVGEKRLKAEVVGFDKDRVFLVPFSNVVGIPVSAKVFNTGTKMDIPVGEEMRGRVLNAYGDVLAGGAFKVENYYYVDNDPPSSLSRSRISKPIQTGIRAIDGLLTVGEGQRMGIFSGSGVGKSTLLSMIARNTSADITVLALVGERGREVKEFLERDLGDEGMKRSVVVVATSDEPPMARLRCAYTATAIAEFFRDKGYNVMLLLDSLTRLAFAQREISISMGEPPTTRGYTPTVFTKLPRLLERAGSTEKGSITAFYTVLVEGDDISEPISDHVRAVLDGHIVLSRNLASAGVYPAIDVLLSISRLMPEIVSKEHLEKVYRFKELMSVYKENQDLVNIGAYVPGSNPKIDMALKYIDKMMNYIKQDMFEKVNFSDAVSQLLSLF, from the coding sequence ATGGGGGTTTTTGAAAAGTATATAAATAGTGTTCAGAGGAACGAATACGTAAAGTCAACAGGACGGGTAATAAAAGTAACAGGAGTGTTGATAGAAAGTCGGGGACCTTTTTCTTCAATTGGAGACATATGTGAGATAGAGGTTGGGGAAAAAAGGTTAAAGGCAGAGGTTGTAGGGTTTGATAAAGACAGAGTATTTCTTGTGCCCTTTAGTAATGTAGTGGGTATTCCTGTTTCTGCTAAGGTTTTTAACACTGGGACGAAGATGGATATACCAGTTGGTGAAGAGATGAGAGGAAGGGTTTTAAATGCCTATGGTGATGTCTTAGCAGGTGGGGCTTTCAAGGTTGAGAACTACTACTATGTTGATAATGATCCACCTTCATCTCTAAGTAGAAGTAGGATATCAAAACCGATACAGACTGGAATAAGAGCAATAGATGGGCTTCTGACGGTAGGTGAAGGGCAGAGAATGGGAATATTTTCGGGAAGTGGTGTAGGTAAGAGCACTTTGCTAAGTATGATTGCTAGAAATACTTCTGCAGACATCACGGTTTTGGCACTGGTTGGTGAAAGAGGGAGAGAGGTCAAGGAGTTTCTAGAGAGAGATTTAGGAGATGAGGGAATGAAAAGGAGTGTAGTAGTTGTTGCAACTTCAGATGAACCACCTATGGCAAGACTTAGATGTGCATATACTGCTACTGCAATAGCGGAGTTTTTTAGAGATAAGGGATACAATGTTATGCTTCTTTTGGACTCTCTCACAAGACTTGCATTTGCGCAGAGAGAGATCTCTATCTCAATGGGAGAACCTCCCACAACCAGAGGTTACACTCCAACAGTATTCACAAAACTACCAAGGCTTCTTGAGAGGGCTGGTAGCACCGAAAAAGGAAGTATAACTGCCTTTTATACAGTGTTAGTTGAGGGAGATGATATAAGCGAACCTATCTCAGATCATGTCAGAGCTGTTTTAGATGGACACATCGTTCTCTCTAGAAATCTTGCTTCTGCAGGGGTATATCCAGCAATTGATGTTCTCTTAAGCATAAGTAGGCTAATGCCAGAAATTGTCTCAAAGGAACATCTGGAAAAAGTGTACAGATTTAAGGAACTTATGTCGGTGTATAAGGAGAATCAGGATCTTGTAAACATAGGGGCGTATGTGCCAGGTTCTAATCCTAAAATAGATATGGCTCTCAAGTATATTGATAAAATGATGAATTACATAAAACAGGATATGTTTGAGAAGGTAAACTTTAGCGATGCAGTAAGTCAATTGCTCTCGTTGTTTTGA
- a CDS encoding Fe-Mn family superoxide dismutase, with product MAFNVVGLKFSSDAIRPISSKAMDIHHGKLYTGYVNKRNEIDESLKTADKTKAVASYSVYRELKLEETFNANGQILHELYFATLTPTPKQPSDELEFVKKVKEDFGSWDAFIEDVVACAMSARGWAITAYDFRDGKIRNFLADAHNQGGVWETWPVWTIDVYEHAYFIDFGSDRKSYILEIIKYADWEEINKRFLKAKAIEEILKK from the coding sequence ATGGCTTTTAATGTAGTTGGGCTAAAGTTTAGTAGTGATGCAATTCGTCCAATTTCTTCTAAGGCTATGGACATACACCACGGTAAACTGTATACGGGGTATGTGAACAAAAGGAACGAGATTGATGAGTCACTGAAGACTGCGGATAAAACTAAAGCTGTTGCTTCTTACAGTGTTTACAGAGAATTAAAGCTTGAGGAGACTTTTAATGCCAATGGACAGATATTGCACGAGCTTTATTTTGCTACACTTACTCCTACTCCTAAACAACCTAGTGATGAGCTAGAATTTGTTAAGAAGGTGAAGGAAGATTTTGGGTCATGGGATGCTTTTATTGAAGATGTTGTTGCATGTGCAATGTCAGCAAGAGGTTGGGCTATTACTGCTTATGATTTCAGAGATGGCAAAATTCGCAACTTCCTAGCAGATGCTCACAATCAGGGAGGGGTATGGGAAACATGGCCTGTTTGGACAATAGATGTCTACGAACATGCGTATTTCATTGACTTTGGGTCAGATAGAAAGTCCTATATTCTTGAGATAATAAAGTATGCAGATTGGGAAGAAATAAATAAGAGATTTCTTAAGGCTAAAGCAATAGAGGAAATCCTTAAAAAGTAA
- a CDS encoding MlaD family protein, with the protein MYKFSVLEKIVGSVVVVTIFLVFILILFLGRANEWFRPSVTYYTVLKSASDVTPGKKVYYKGIVIGKVSKVSLQGDDFFRVEFQIYSEYTNRVKSDSLFIVRSELLGGKKFDITQGGDQARVLNEGEMVYSLDTYEGKILAKLRGYYSPEEDISRIINNISLITSYLVDYVSEEGEVRKTLENINTILTNVNLSVAKLNTTTLPSVNTLLSERLPLLVSELIIALNQMQMSLQDENIPKTLKNLKEITSDISEITEELKRNKGNISNLIVNLEKLSKNLNDITVSLKDIVR; encoded by the coding sequence ATGTATAAATTCAGTGTTTTGGAAAAGATAGTGGGTTCTGTGGTTGTGGTTACCATCTTTTTGGTGTTCATACTCATTCTATTTTTGGGTAGGGCTAATGAGTGGTTTAGACCTTCTGTTACATACTATACTGTTTTAAAATCAGCCTCAGATGTTACTCCCGGAAAGAAGGTATACTATAAGGGGATAGTTATTGGTAAAGTTTCAAAAGTTTCTTTGCAAGGTGATGACTTTTTCAGAGTTGAGTTCCAAATATATTCAGAGTATACCAACAGAGTAAAATCCGACTCACTATTCATAGTTAGATCTGAGTTACTCGGGGGTAAAAAATTTGACATCACTCAAGGTGGTGATCAGGCTAGAGTATTAAATGAAGGTGAAATGGTCTACTCGCTTGACACCTATGAAGGTAAGATACTGGCAAAACTTAGGGGATATTACTCTCCTGAGGAGGACATAAGCAGGATAATAAACAACATCTCTCTGATAACTTCATACCTTGTTGACTACGTTTCTGAGGAAGGTGAAGTTAGAAAAACCTTGGAGAATATAAATACTATTCTTACAAATGTTAATCTCTCTGTTGCAAAGTTAAATACAACTACTTTGCCTTCGGTTAATACCTTGCTAAGCGAGAGACTTCCGTTACTTGTGAGTGAGCTGATAATAGCTCTTAACCAAATGCAAATGTCTCTCCAGGATGAAAATATACCAAAAACTCTGAAAAATCTAAAAGAGATAACAAGCGATATCTCCGAGATAACTGAAGAGTTGAAAAGAAACAAAGGTAATATAAGCAACTTGATAGTAAACCTTGAAAAACTCAGTAAAAATCTCAACGATATAACTGTATCACTAAAAGATATTGTAAGATAA